CCTGTCGTGGAAACCCTGGGCCTGGGTCATGGGGCGTGGTAGGTCAGGATGTGGATGGGACAGTACTCTTTGAGCAAAGCGAATTTCATCCTGAAACAACAAATAACCGTATGGAGCTTCTTGGAGCGACAAAGGCCCTTGAGTATATGATTAGACATCTCGCCGATCAAAAAAAACCGCAATCAACTGCAGTTATACTTTATAGTGATTCAAAATATGTCATCGATGGCCATGAGAAGTGGCTACCAAATTGGAAGGCGAGGGGCTGGAAGAAGGCAGATAAGAAAGAACCTGAAAATCTTGATCTGTGGCAGAAATTCGATTTTATTACGAGTAAATTTAAAAATCTCAAGTTTAGATGGGTAAAAGGACATAGTGGGCATCCTCAAAATGAGAGATGTGATCAATTGGCCAACCAGATTTTGGATGATAATCTAAATAATTAATGCATAATACTTGAATATTATTGTAACTAGGGATATCCTTTCTACATTAGTATTTACAAATAAATTTAAGGAAAAATTTATAATTTACAAAGGATGTTGCATGAAAAAAATTATTCCATTCCTAGTTCTAGGATCGATGGTGCTAGTTTCTTGTAATAAGAAAGAAGCAAAAATTGAATCAGATGACGACAAAACTTTCTACTCAGTAGGACATGTTTACGGAAAGAGATTCAAAGAATTCAAACTAAATGAAAGAGAAGTTGAAGCACTAATTGCTGG
The nucleotide sequence above comes from Bacteriovorax sp. Seq25_V. Encoded proteins:
- a CDS encoding ribonuclease H, whose product is MVPSEAKDLNAYTVYSDGACRGNPGPGSWGVVGQDVDGTVLFEQSEFHPETTNNRMELLGATKALEYMIRHLADQKKPQSTAVILYSDSKYVIDGHEKWLPNWKARGWKKADKKEPENLDLWQKFDFITSKFKNLKFRWVKGHSGHPQNERCDQLANQILDDNLNN